A region from the Microcella frigidaquae genome encodes:
- a CDS encoding DUF4191 domain-containing protein, translated as MARTSAPKPPKEPGRMKQMWQVFQMTRRMDSLAVWIMLLAFLLPILGSVLLAVFVTPGDVLASILWVTTGVLLGVLLTLIVLGRRAERVAYRQISGQPGAVGAVLKSSLRRAWQASEMPITVSPKTQDAVYRAVGKPGVVIIGEGPASRTRRMMEDERRNVNRIVPNVPVHFLHVGPDADSVKLENLARTLNKLKRSLTKAEVFAVNNRLTSLSKSNPLPIPKGIDPLKARAPKPR; from the coding sequence ATGGCCCGCACCTCCGCTCCGAAGCCCCCGAAAGAACCCGGTCGCATGAAGCAGATGTGGCAGGTCTTCCAGATGACCCGCCGCATGGACAGCCTCGCCGTCTGGATCATGCTCCTGGCGTTCCTGCTGCCGATCCTCGGTTCCGTGCTCCTCGCGGTGTTCGTCACGCCGGGCGACGTGCTGGCGAGCATCCTGTGGGTGACGACCGGTGTGCTGCTCGGTGTGCTGCTCACGCTCATCGTGCTGGGCCGACGCGCCGAGCGCGTCGCCTACCGCCAGATCTCGGGCCAGCCCGGCGCCGTCGGCGCGGTGCTCAAGTCGTCGCTGCGGCGCGCCTGGCAGGCGAGCGAGATGCCGATCACGGTGAGCCCCAAGACGCAGGATGCGGTCTACCGCGCCGTCGGGAAGCCCGGCGTGGTCATCATCGGCGAGGGACCGGCGTCGCGCACCCGCCGGATGATGGAGGACGAGCGGCGCAACGTGAACCGCATCGTGCCGAACGTCCCGGTGCACTTCCTGCACGTCGGACCCGATGCCGACAGCGTCAAGCTCGAGAACCTCGCGCGGACGCTCAACAAGCTCAAGAGGTCTCTGACCAAGGCGGAGGTCTTCGCGGTCAACAACCGCCTGACCTCGCTGAGCAAGTCGAACCCGCTGCCGATCCCGAAGGGCATCGACCCGCTGAAGGCACGGGCGCCGAAGCCCCGCTAG
- the lipB gene encoding lipoyl(octanoyl) transferase LipB, with amino-acid sequence MIDYVVTGLSANSVPYLSGLERQRALHAAVVEGRAPDTVLLLEHESVYTAGKRTEPHERPTDGTPVIEVDRGGKITWHGPGQLVGYPIMRLADPVDVVRYVRCLEEMLIAVLVDLGIEGAGRVDGRSGVWMRGTDKIAAIGIRVAQGVTMHGFALNCSNAFDAYRAIVACGLADAGVTSVSRELGRTVTPAEVTPLIERHFSPLVHDPVGASALDLSPVSASAHDREGAPA; translated from the coding sequence GTGATCGACTACGTCGTCACGGGGCTAAGCGCCAACTCCGTGCCGTACTTGTCGGGTCTCGAGCGTCAGCGTGCTCTGCACGCCGCCGTCGTCGAGGGCCGGGCGCCCGATACGGTCCTGCTGCTCGAGCACGAGAGCGTGTACACCGCGGGCAAGCGCACCGAGCCCCACGAGCGCCCCACCGACGGCACGCCGGTCATCGAGGTCGACCGCGGGGGGAAGATCACCTGGCACGGCCCCGGCCAGCTCGTCGGCTATCCGATCATGCGGCTCGCCGACCCCGTCGACGTGGTGCGCTACGTGCGGTGCCTCGAGGAGATGCTGATCGCCGTGCTCGTCGATCTCGGCATCGAGGGTGCCGGGCGCGTCGACGGGCGCAGCGGGGTGTGGATGCGGGGCACCGACAAGATCGCCGCGATCGGCATCCGCGTGGCGCAGGGCGTGACCATGCACGGCTTCGCCCTCAACTGCTCGAACGCCTTCGACGCCTACCGCGCGATCGTCGCCTGCGGCCTCGCCGACGCGGGCGTGACGTCGGTGAGCCGCGAGCTCGGCCGCACCGTGACGCCTGCGGAGGTCACCCCCCTGATCGAGCGGCACTTCTCCCCCCTCGTCCACGACCCGGTCGGCGCCTCCGCGCTCGACCTCAGCCCGGTCAGCGCCTCCGCGCACGACCGCGAAGGAGCTCCCGCATGA
- the glnA gene encoding type I glutamate--ammonia ligase, with protein sequence MFSDSSEVLKFIKDTDVKFLDIRFTDLPGVQQHFNIPASTVDEDFFTVGQLFDGSSIRGFQSIHESDLQLIPDVSTAYVDPFRTERTLVIVFDIYNPRTGEIYHRDPRQVAKKAEKYLASTGIADTAFFAPEAEFYIFDDVRYEVKQNTSFYSVDSGEAAWNTGRVEEGGNLANKTPFKGGYFPVSPVDQHADMRDDIVLKLMEVGLEVERSHHEVGTAGQGEINYKFDTMVSAADDILKFKYIVKNTALEWGKVATFMPKPLFGDNGSGMHTHQSLWNDGKPLFYDEAGYGGLSDIARWYIGGLLKHAPAVLAFTNPSLNSYHRLVKGFEAPVNLVYSAGNRSAAIRIPITGTNPKAKRIEFRAPDASGNPYLAFAAQMMAGLDGIINKIEPHEPVDKDLYELPPEEAKGIPQVPGSLEEALVALENDHEFLLAGGVFTKDLIDTWIAYKRENEILPAAQRPHPFEYELYFSV encoded by the coding sequence ATGTTCAGTGATTCTTCCGAGGTGCTGAAGTTCATCAAGGACACGGACGTCAAGTTCCTCGATATCCGCTTCACCGACCTCCCCGGTGTCCAGCAGCACTTCAACATCCCCGCCTCGACCGTCGATGAGGACTTCTTCACGGTCGGCCAGCTGTTCGACGGCTCCTCGATCCGGGGCTTCCAGTCGATCCACGAGTCCGACCTGCAGCTGATCCCGGACGTCTCGACCGCGTACGTCGACCCCTTCCGCACCGAGCGCACCCTGGTGATCGTCTTCGACATCTACAACCCGCGCACCGGTGAGATCTACCACCGCGACCCGCGCCAGGTGGCGAAGAAGGCCGAGAAGTACCTCGCCTCGACCGGCATCGCCGACACCGCGTTCTTCGCGCCCGAGGCCGAGTTCTACATCTTCGACGACGTGCGCTACGAGGTGAAGCAGAACACCTCGTTCTACTCGGTCGACTCGGGCGAGGCCGCCTGGAACACCGGTCGCGTCGAGGAAGGCGGCAACCTCGCCAACAAGACCCCCTTCAAGGGCGGCTACTTCCCCGTGAGCCCCGTCGACCAGCACGCCGACATGCGCGACGACATCGTGCTGAAGCTCATGGAGGTCGGCCTCGAGGTCGAGCGGAGCCACCACGAGGTGGGCACCGCCGGCCAGGGCGAGATCAACTACAAGTTCGACACGATGGTCTCGGCCGCCGACGACATCCTGAAGTTCAAGTACATCGTCAAGAACACCGCCCTCGAGTGGGGCAAGGTCGCGACCTTCATGCCGAAGCCGCTCTTCGGCGACAACGGCTCGGGCATGCACACCCACCAGTCGCTGTGGAACGACGGCAAGCCGCTGTTCTACGACGAGGCCGGCTATGGCGGCCTGAGCGACATCGCCCGCTGGTACATCGGCGGTCTGCTGAAGCACGCCCCCGCGGTGCTCGCTTTCACGAACCCCTCGCTGAACTCGTACCACCGTCTGGTGAAGGGCTTCGAGGCTCCGGTCAACCTCGTCTACTCGGCGGGCAACCGCTCGGCGGCGATCCGCATCCCGATCACGGGCACCAACCCGAAGGCCAAGCGCATCGAGTTCCGCGCGCCCGACGCCTCCGGCAACCCGTACCTCGCGTTCGCCGCCCAGATGATGGCGGGCCTCGACGGCATCATCAACAAGATCGAGCCGCACGAGCCCGTCGACAAGGACCTCTACGAGCTGCCGCCCGAGGAGGCCAAGGGCATCCCGCAGGTCCCGGGCTCGCTCGAGGAGGCCCTCGTCGCCCTCGAGAACGACCACGAGTTCCTGCTCGCCGGTGGGGTCTTCACCAAGGACCTCATCGACACCTGGATCGCGTACAAGCGCGAGAACGAGATCCTGCCGGCCGCCCAGCGTCCGCACCCGTTCGAGTACGAGCTGTACTTCTCGGTCTAG
- the lipA gene encoding lipoyl synthase, with amino-acid sequence MTASPITHPSEGRKLLRLEVRNAQTPIEKKPEWIKTRAKMGPEYSALRSLVTDQQLHTVCQEAGCPNIYECWEDREATFLIGGSQCTRRCDFCQIDTGKPAAYDTDEPRRVAESVVQMNLRYATVTGVARDDLPDEGAWLHAETVRLIHELNPGTGVELLATDFSGNPELLRVVFESRPEVFAHNVETVPRIFKRIRPAFRYERSLDVITQARDFGLITKSNLILGMGETREEVSQALRDLHAAGTDIVTITQYLRPSSRHHPIDRWVKPEEFVELKAEAEDIGFLGVLAGPLVRSSYRAGRLWAQSMVAKGREIPASMRALAETTEGFAQAVG; translated from the coding sequence ATGACCGCCTCGCCCATCACCCACCCGAGCGAGGGCCGCAAGCTCCTGCGCCTCGAGGTGCGCAACGCCCAGACGCCGATCGAGAAGAAGCCCGAGTGGATCAAGACCCGGGCGAAGATGGGGCCCGAGTACAGCGCGCTGCGCTCCCTCGTCACCGACCAGCAGCTGCACACCGTGTGCCAGGAGGCCGGCTGCCCGAACATCTACGAGTGCTGGGAGGACCGCGAGGCGACCTTCCTCATCGGCGGCAGCCAGTGCACGCGGCGGTGCGACTTCTGCCAGATCGACACGGGCAAGCCCGCCGCCTATGACACCGACGAGCCGCGACGGGTCGCCGAGTCGGTGGTGCAGATGAACCTCCGGTACGCCACTGTGACCGGTGTCGCCCGCGATGACCTGCCCGACGAGGGCGCCTGGCTGCACGCCGAGACGGTGCGGTTGATCCACGAGCTGAACCCCGGCACCGGGGTCGAGCTGCTCGCGACCGACTTCTCGGGCAACCCTGAGCTGCTGCGGGTCGTGTTCGAGTCGCGGCCCGAGGTGTTCGCCCACAACGTCGAGACGGTGCCGCGCATCTTCAAGCGCATCCGCCCCGCGTTCCGGTATGAGCGCTCGCTCGATGTCATCACCCAGGCCCGCGACTTCGGACTCATCACCAAGTCGAACCTGATCCTCGGCATGGGCGAGACGCGCGAGGAGGTCTCCCAGGCGCTGCGCGACCTGCACGCGGCGGGCACCGACATCGTCACGATCACCCAGTACCTGCGGCCGAGCTCGCGGCACCACCCGATCGACCGCTGGGTGAAGCCGGAGGAATTCGTCGAGCTCAAGGCCGAGGCCGAGGACATCGGCTTCCTCGGGGTGCTCGCCGGCCCGCTCGTGCGCTCGAGCTACCGGGCGGGGCGTCTGTGGGCGCAGTCGATGGTCGCGAAGGGCCGCGAGATCCCCGCCTCGATGCGCGCGCTGGCGGAGACCACCGAGGGCTTCGCGCAGGCGGTCGGCTGA
- a CDS encoding RDD family protein, which yields MTDTPPASPPDWPGQRLGLPETGPRSVGRFGRRLGALAIDWGIAVILSAAFFSYDSIATLLIFIGLQVLFTVVVNASPGHLILGLRVVPMEGGLLGVWRPIVRALLIALVIPPMLFDDNNRGLHDRAARTILLRR from the coding sequence GTGACGGACACCCCTCCTGCCTCCCCGCCCGACTGGCCCGGGCAGCGCCTCGGCCTTCCGGAGACGGGCCCGCGATCGGTCGGCCGGTTCGGCCGCCGTCTGGGCGCCCTCGCCATCGACTGGGGGATCGCGGTGATCCTCTCCGCCGCGTTCTTCTCCTACGACTCGATCGCCACGCTGCTCATCTTCATCGGCCTCCAGGTGCTGTTCACGGTTGTCGTGAATGCGAGCCCCGGGCATCTCATCCTCGGGCTCCGCGTGGTGCCGATGGAGGGCGGACTGCTCGGTGTGTGGCGCCCCATCGTGCGGGCGCTGCTGATCGCCCTCGTGATCCCGCCGATGCTGTTCGACGACAACAACCGCGGGCTTCACGACCGTGCCGCGCGGACGATCCTCCTGCGTCGCTGA